The proteins below are encoded in one region of Sphingobium yanoikuyae:
- a CDS encoding thioesterase family protein, with amino-acid sequence MDALSFFVRNGTSFVPQEAARGWWRHDSLHGRALVGLMGAEIALRHGAADWVPARFTIDMVRIAPFAPARIETHVVRAGPRMALVEATMMVNDATVARATMQFLRFTQAPPGRVWAPPPWDAPDPAALPPMPDGKQPRHFEIRAITGHLGAVEPKRLWLRETLALVAGEPLGPYARVALAADFVSAFVHAGDAGIRYINSDVSLHLHRPPQGEWIGFEATGHEASDGIAVGHCRIHDRNGAIGFIACTALANERRK; translated from the coding sequence GTGGACGCGCTTTCATTCTTCGTTCGGAACGGCACATCCTTCGTTCCGCAGGAGGCTGCGCGGGGCTGGTGGCGCCATGATTCGCTGCATGGGCGCGCCTTGGTCGGGCTGATGGGCGCTGAAATCGCGCTAAGACACGGTGCGGCCGACTGGGTGCCCGCGCGTTTCACGATCGACATGGTCCGCATCGCGCCTTTCGCCCCGGCCCGGATCGAGACCCATGTCGTGCGCGCGGGGCCGCGCATGGCGCTGGTCGAAGCGACGATGATGGTGAACGACGCGACCGTGGCGCGTGCGACGATGCAATTCCTGCGGTTCACGCAAGCGCCTCCCGGTCGCGTCTGGGCGCCGCCGCCCTGGGATGCGCCTGATCCCGCCGCCCTGCCGCCGATGCCGGATGGCAAGCAGCCCCGCCATTTCGAAATTCGCGCGATTACAGGCCATCTGGGCGCGGTCGAGCCCAAACGGCTGTGGCTGCGCGAAACGCTGGCGCTGGTCGCCGGCGAACCGCTCGGGCCCTATGCCCGCGTCGCGCTCGCCGCCGACTTCGTCAGCGCCTTCGTTCACGCGGGCGACGCAGGGATTCGCTACATCAACAGCGACGTCAGCCTGCACCTCCATCGGCCGCCGCAAGGGGAATGGATCGGCTTCGAGGCGACCGGGCATGAAGCGTCGGACGGCATAGCGGTCGGACATTGCCGGATCCACGACCGCAACGGCGCGATCGGCTTCATCGCCTGCACCGCGCTTGCGAACGAACGGCGCAAATAG
- a CDS encoding MFS transporter, whose protein sequence is MHSVDHMSPETGPSPARQLSAARRILLIAAILSGNAAAALLYDALPPILADLARLLGGGTRGQFLAQLASTLPMLGVMLSGLFSGLLIAMIGIRPVHLGALVLFALFGTAGAFIDQPLLLLGSRFVMGCAIGTMITCGTTLIAAWFTGKDRARMNGWLVSAGAIAGISFLFIAGQVASAWWRAPFLLHGLVGILFLLPILLLRPLPAVATPPLGTQPGHIARLRRLAPVTPIYLIALALFILMLLFNVQTTFLMSDVGITSHAKIALVFMVNAAAVTLASVGSGYVANGLTPANAMRIVFLLVAGSMLIVGAARAQWQFALGLGISGIGVGVGLTTLWTWTMQRAPKDVLPHAVGLMMTCMYLGGAASPFVLAPARAIFGLRGQYFALAALIVAIILLLAMTGRRRSDRPMPAE, encoded by the coding sequence ATGCACAGTGTCGACCACATGAGCCCCGAGACCGGCCCCTCCCCCGCGCGCCAGCTGTCGGCCGCGCGTCGGATACTGCTGATCGCGGCGATTCTGAGCGGTAATGCCGCCGCCGCCCTGCTGTACGATGCGTTGCCGCCGATCCTAGCGGATCTGGCAAGGCTGCTGGGCGGCGGCACGCGCGGCCAGTTCCTGGCGCAATTGGCGAGCACGTTGCCGATGCTGGGCGTGATGCTGTCGGGGCTGTTTTCAGGCCTGCTGATCGCCATGATCGGCATCCGACCCGTGCATCTGGGCGCGTTGGTCCTGTTCGCCCTGTTCGGCACGGCCGGTGCCTTCATCGACCAGCCATTGCTGCTGCTGGGCAGCCGGTTCGTCATGGGTTGCGCGATCGGCACGATGATTACCTGCGGCACGACGCTGATCGCGGCGTGGTTTACCGGCAAGGATCGCGCGCGCATGAACGGGTGGCTGGTGAGCGCCGGGGCGATCGCGGGGATCAGCTTCCTGTTCATTGCCGGGCAGGTCGCTTCGGCCTGGTGGCGCGCGCCCTTCCTTCTGCACGGGCTGGTCGGCATCCTCTTCCTGCTTCCGATCCTGCTGCTGCGCCCCCTGCCCGCCGTGGCGACGCCCCCGCTGGGCACACAGCCGGGCCATATCGCGCGCCTGCGTCGCTTGGCGCCCGTAACCCCCATCTACCTGATCGCGCTCGCTCTCTTCATCCTGATGCTGCTGTTCAATGTCCAGACGACCTTCCTGATGAGCGACGTCGGCATCACAAGCCATGCGAAGATCGCGCTGGTATTCATGGTCAACGCCGCCGCCGTGACGCTGGCGTCGGTGGGATCCGGCTATGTCGCGAACGGCCTGACCCCGGCCAATGCCATGCGGATCGTGTTCCTGCTGGTAGCGGGTTCGATGCTGATCGTCGGGGCCGCCCGTGCGCAATGGCAATTCGCGCTGGGGCTTGGGATCAGCGGCATCGGTGTGGGCGTCGGGCTGACGACGCTGTGGACCTGGACAATGCAGCGCGCGCCCAAGGATGTGCTGCCCCATGCCGTGGGCCTGATGATGACCTGCATGTATCTGGGTGGGGCGGCCAGCCCGTTCGTGCTGGCGCCGGCCCGGGCGATATTCGGCCTTCGCGGCCAATATTTCGCGCTGGCCGCATTGATCGTCGCCATCATATTGCTGCTGGCAATGACGGGACGCCGCCGATCGGATCGCCCGATGCCGGCGGAATAG
- a CDS encoding alpha/beta fold hydrolase gives MSTLQPLGPTSHSFVSQRLRLNYLDWGNAQAPTLILIHGGRDHARSWDQVAQALRDDWHIICPDLRGHGDSAWSPDGAYTMPYFICDLAQLIHQQGEAPVTIVAHSLGGAISLRYTGLYPEHVRKLVAIEGLGLPSAATGMGVERPFNTLWRDWIEERRSLAARQPRRYASIEQALARMLAENSHLTEAQARHLTVHGVARNEDGSFSWKFDNYVRSGPPFDISPAELHALWGNISCPTLLCYGNDSWAENPLENGLSAHFRDASVQTFDNAGHWLHHDQFDQFIATLRAFL, from the coding sequence ATGTCCACGCTACAACCCCTTGGTCCCACATCGCACAGCTTCGTGTCGCAGCGGCTGCGGCTCAACTATCTGGACTGGGGCAATGCGCAGGCTCCGACCCTGATTCTGATCCATGGCGGGCGAGACCATGCGCGTAGCTGGGACCAAGTGGCGCAGGCGCTGCGCGACGACTGGCACATCATCTGCCCCGACTTGCGCGGCCATGGCGACAGCGCATGGTCGCCGGACGGGGCCTATACCATGCCCTATTTCATCTGCGACCTGGCCCAGCTGATCCACCAGCAGGGTGAGGCGCCGGTCACGATCGTCGCCCATTCGCTGGGCGGCGCGATCTCGCTGCGCTATACAGGCCTCTATCCCGAACATGTGCGCAAGCTGGTGGCGATCGAGGGGCTGGGCCTGCCTTCCGCCGCGACCGGCATGGGCGTGGAGAGGCCCTTCAACACGCTGTGGCGGGACTGGATCGAGGAGCGGCGCAGTCTGGCCGCGCGCCAGCCGCGCCGTTACGCCTCGATCGAGCAGGCGCTGGCGCGGATGCTGGCGGAGAACAGTCATCTGACGGAGGCGCAGGCGCGGCACCTGACCGTGCATGGAGTCGCCCGGAACGAGGATGGCAGCTTCAGCTGGAAATTCGACAATTATGTGCGGAGCGGGCCACCGTTCGACATCAGCCCTGCGGAACTGCACGCGCTGTGGGGCAACATCAGCTGCCCGACGCTGCTATGCTATGGTAATGACAGCTGGGCCGAAAACCCGCTCGAAAATGGACTGTCGGCGCATTTCCGCGATGCGTCGGTCCAGACCTTCGACAATGCCGGTCACTGGCTGCATCACGACCAGTTCGATCAGTTCATCGCGACCCTGCGCGCCTTTCTCTAA
- a CDS encoding acyl-CoA dehydrogenase family protein, translating to MTLEFPQPAYMADEELTMFHDAVGKFLDQHAPAERMDRWREDGQVERAFWREAGAAGLLGVSVPEAYGGHGGDFRHDLVVVDQISRKGTEGFAASLHNVIVAPYIQLHGTEEQKQRWLPRMVTGDLVAAIAMSEPGAGSDLQAIRTTALKDGNGYRINGSKTFISNGQIADLIVVVAKTDPSKGARGVSLLVVETDEVEGFRRGQNLDKIGNEAQDTSELFFDDVWVPAQNLLGEEEGKGFFQLMAELPRERLLIAITSVIVMEKALALTIDYTKQRKAFGQPVFDFQNTQFKLAEMYSKARIARTFVNDCIEKAIDGTLDGTTSAIAKLWATDTEWEIVDQCLQLHGGYGYINEYPIARMFRNSRISRIYGGSNEIMKMLIARTL from the coding sequence ATGACGCTCGAATTCCCCCAGCCCGCCTACATGGCCGATGAGGAACTCACCATGTTCCATGACGCGGTCGGCAAGTTCCTGGACCAACATGCTCCCGCCGAGCGGATGGATAGATGGCGCGAGGACGGTCAGGTGGAGCGCGCCTTCTGGCGCGAGGCGGGCGCAGCCGGCCTGCTGGGTGTGTCCGTGCCGGAGGCCTATGGCGGCCATGGCGGAGATTTCCGCCATGATCTGGTCGTCGTGGACCAGATTTCGCGCAAGGGCACGGAAGGCTTCGCCGCGTCGCTGCACAATGTCATCGTGGCCCCTTATATCCAGCTGCACGGGACCGAGGAACAGAAGCAGCGCTGGTTGCCGCGGATGGTGACGGGCGATCTCGTTGCCGCCATCGCGATGAGTGAACCGGGCGCCGGGTCCGATCTCCAGGCGATCCGCACGACCGCGCTCAAGGACGGGAACGGCTATCGCATCAACGGGTCCAAGACCTTCATCTCCAACGGCCAGATCGCCGACCTCATCGTCGTCGTGGCCAAGACGGACCCGTCGAAGGGCGCGCGTGGCGTTTCCCTGCTGGTGGTGGAAACCGACGAGGTGGAGGGCTTCCGTCGTGGCCAGAATCTCGACAAGATCGGGAACGAGGCGCAGGACACGTCCGAACTGTTTTTCGACGATGTCTGGGTTCCGGCGCAGAATCTTCTGGGTGAGGAGGAGGGCAAGGGCTTCTTCCAACTGATGGCGGAACTGCCACGCGAACGGCTGCTGATCGCCATCACCAGCGTTATCGTTATGGAAAAAGCGCTGGCCCTCACGATCGACTATACCAAACAGCGCAAGGCCTTTGGCCAGCCGGTGTTCGACTTCCAGAACACCCAGTTCAAGCTTGCCGAAATGTACAGCAAGGCACGGATCGCCCGCACCTTCGTCAACGATTGTATCGAAAAGGCAATCGACGGCACGCTGGACGGCACCACGTCCGCCATCGCCAAATTATGGGCGACCGATACCGAATGGGAAATCGTCGATCAGTGTCTGCAACTGCATGGCGGTTACGGCTATATCAATGAATATCCGATCGCCCGCATGTTCCGCAATTCCCGGATCAGCCGCATCTATGGCGGATCGAACGAAATCATGAAGATGCTGATCGCCCGGACGCTCTGA
- a CDS encoding NAD(P)H-dependent flavin oxidoreductase — MRIKTRFTELAGIEHPIVQGGMQWVGTAEMAAAVSNAGGLGMLTALTQPTPDALRREIARCRTMTDKPFGVNLTILPSINPPPYAQYRQAIIDEGISIVETAGYKPQEHVDAFKAHGIKVVHKCTAVRHALSAEKMGVDAISIDGFECAGHPGEDDIPGLILIPAAADKVKIPMIASGGLGDGRGLVAALALGAEGINMGTRFCATKEAPIHENIKRAMVSADERSTALIFRTYRNSARVAKNAITEQVLAAEAKGLPFAEVAHLVKGARGKEGLDNGDPDHGIWTAGLVQGLIHDIPSCQDLIDRIMADAVTIINGRLAGFLSR, encoded by the coding sequence ATACGCATCAAGACCCGGTTTACCGAACTGGCGGGGATCGAGCATCCCATCGTCCAGGGCGGGATGCAATGGGTGGGAACCGCCGAGATGGCGGCAGCTGTCTCCAATGCTGGGGGCCTGGGCATGTTGACCGCGCTGACGCAACCGACTCCTGACGCACTGCGCCGCGAGATCGCACGATGTCGCACGATGACCGACAAGCCGTTCGGCGTGAACCTGACCATATTGCCGTCCATCAACCCGCCGCCCTATGCCCAATATCGGCAGGCGATCATCGATGAAGGCATATCGATCGTCGAAACCGCAGGCTACAAGCCGCAGGAGCATGTCGATGCCTTCAAGGCGCACGGCATCAAGGTCGTGCATAAATGCACCGCCGTGCGCCACGCTCTGTCGGCCGAGAAGATGGGCGTGGACGCCATATCCATCGACGGGTTCGAATGTGCCGGCCATCCGGGCGAGGACGATATTCCCGGCCTGATCCTGATCCCCGCCGCCGCTGACAAGGTGAAAATCCCGATGATCGCCAGCGGCGGCTTGGGCGACGGGCGCGGCCTGGTCGCCGCGCTTGCCCTGGGTGCCGAAGGGATCAATATGGGCACGCGTTTCTGCGCCACGAAGGAGGCGCCGATCCACGAGAATATAAAGCGGGCGATGGTGTCCGCAGACGAACGTTCTACCGCCCTGATTTTCCGAACCTATCGCAACAGTGCGCGCGTGGCGAAAAATGCGATCACCGAGCAGGTGCTCGCCGCCGAGGCGAAGGGTTTGCCCTTTGCGGAGGTTGCCCATCTGGTGAAAGGCGCGCGCGGCAAGGAAGGCCTGGATAATGGCGATCCCGATCATGGCATCTGGACCGCCGGCCTCGTCCAGGGGCTGATCCACGACATACCCAGCTGCCAGGACCTGATCGACAGAATCATGGCCGACGCGGTGACCATCATCAACGGACGCCTCGCCGGCTTCCTGTCCCGCTGA
- a CDS encoding nitroreductase, protein MTGIIDRSRADSRADIYDRIVAERRSVRAFLPTPLPADLITRLFTVAGRAPSNCNAQPWTTHIVSGASLARIRNVLLEQARAGQIDPDVPLTSTYVDQYKARRIGSAVTLFEATGVGRNDTEAREASFLRNFELFDAPHAAFFFMPRYFGLREAADVGMYAQTLMLALTAHGLGSCAQGALSHYASAIKRELGASDELICLFGLSFGYPDEDHPSAAAITDRAPLSETVILHD, encoded by the coding sequence ATGACCGGGATCATCGACAGGAGCAGGGCTGATAGCCGTGCCGACATCTATGACCGCATCGTCGCCGAGCGACGATCGGTGCGCGCCTTTCTGCCTACGCCCCTGCCCGCCGACCTGATCACGCGGCTGTTCACCGTAGCCGGGCGCGCACCGTCCAACTGCAATGCGCAGCCATGGACCACGCATATCGTGTCGGGTGCATCGCTGGCGCGCATCCGCAATGTGTTGCTGGAACAGGCGAGGGCCGGACAGATCGATCCCGACGTGCCGCTGACGTCGACCTATGTCGATCAATATAAGGCGCGGCGGATCGGTTCCGCCGTGACCTTGTTCGAGGCGACCGGCGTGGGTCGCAACGATACGGAGGCGCGGGAAGCATCCTTCCTGCGCAATTTCGAGCTGTTCGACGCACCCCACGCGGCATTCTTCTTCATGCCGCGCTATTTCGGGCTGCGCGAGGCGGCCGATGTCGGCATGTACGCGCAGACGCTGATGCTGGCGCTGACGGCCCATGGTCTGGGATCGTGCGCGCAGGGGGCGCTCAGCCATTATGCCAGTGCGATCAAGCGCGAATTGGGCGCGTCCGACGAACTGATATGCCTGTTCGGCCTCAGCTTCGGCTATCCGGACGAGGATCATCCGTCTGCTGCGGCGATCACCGACCGGGCGCCCCTGTCGGAAACCGTCATCCTGCACGACTGA
- a CDS encoding enoyl-CoA hydratase: MEEERKTLMEAGSFADRSLSEAFAQGAQIHGASWVAVSSQVRPGMQTLMQVHELGLRFGEHLRARGIAPGDVVAVQLPAWTEWMIAAVGIAHAGAVLLPVVSIYGAKELRFILAQSRARLIVTPDRWRKADYAATLAEAGELPALTTHVMIGDAAPGTVPWDAMLAPIAIGPAAVRSPDDLAILVYTSGTTADPKGVKHSARTLLSEVDAIAWSRRDLEDEIAFCPWPPGHVAGAFQLMRFLVTGAPVVLMDQWEPGEAAMLVEKYRIVSSSFTPFHLSGLLEAAERDGRDLSSLRSCMVGAAPVPASLITRCSAHGLKTFRCYGSSEHPTVTTGHPGDSMEKRLTTEGQVMRGSEVGFVDDDGHRVPDGEEGELIVRGPELFLGYLDDSLDAAAFLPGGWFRTGDIGRLDADGFLIITDRKKDVIIRGGENISSREVEDLLFTHPDIAEASVVAAPDPRMGEVVRAYVVPRPGASVDLESVRDFFAKAGIARQKTPEQLVLVDDFPRNSTGKILKHELRARARAEAGKEARVSDLVTVEKDNGVAVVTLNRPEAMNALSKALRSRLYEVMTQIDSDDDVRAAILTGAGERAFTAGLDLKELGSQPGALGAANAEGADENPVKAIEVCTKPVIGAINGVAITGGFEVALACDVLIASTNARFADTHARVGILPGWGLSQKLSRIIGISRAKQLSFTGNFLDAATAERWGLVNQVVAPEELMPRARALAADMASIEPRMMLAYKQLIDQGYAASFGDALAIEHRISSAANGKVAPEDVEARRQAVQARGRGQ; the protein is encoded by the coding sequence GTGGAAGAGGAGCGCAAGACCCTGATGGAAGCCGGAAGCTTTGCCGATCGCAGCCTGAGCGAGGCGTTCGCCCAGGGTGCGCAGATCCACGGGGCCAGCTGGGTCGCTGTCTCCTCGCAGGTTCGGCCGGGCATGCAGACTCTGATGCAGGTCCACGAACTGGGGTTGCGCTTTGGCGAACATTTGCGCGCCCGCGGCATCGCGCCGGGGGATGTCGTTGCGGTGCAATTGCCCGCCTGGACCGAATGGATGATCGCGGCGGTCGGAATCGCCCATGCGGGCGCGGTACTGTTACCGGTCGTCTCCATCTATGGCGCGAAGGAACTGCGCTTCATCCTGGCCCAGTCGCGCGCCCGGCTCATCGTCACCCCCGACCGTTGGCGCAAGGCGGACTATGCCGCGACGCTGGCTGAGGCCGGGGAACTCCCCGCGCTTACCACGCACGTCATGATCGGCGATGCCGCGCCCGGCACGGTGCCCTGGGACGCCATGCTCGCCCCGATCGCGATCGGCCCTGCAGCTGTACGCAGTCCCGACGATCTGGCAATTCTCGTCTACACCTCCGGCACCACGGCCGATCCCAAGGGCGTGAAGCATTCCGCGCGCACGCTTCTGTCCGAAGTCGACGCGATCGCCTGGTCGCGCCGGGATCTGGAGGATGAAATCGCCTTCTGTCCCTGGCCGCCGGGCCATGTCGCAGGCGCGTTCCAGTTGATGCGCTTTCTCGTTACCGGCGCGCCGGTGGTGCTGATGGACCAATGGGAACCGGGCGAAGCGGCGATGCTGGTGGAAAAATACCGTATCGTCTCCTCTTCCTTCACGCCCTTTCATCTCTCGGGCCTGCTGGAAGCTGCCGAGCGGGACGGTCGCGACCTCTCCAGCCTGCGCAGCTGCATGGTGGGGGCGGCACCGGTGCCGGCCAGCCTCATCACCCGTTGTTCCGCGCACGGGTTGAAGACCTTCCGCTGCTATGGGTCGAGCGAACATCCCACCGTTACCACCGGGCATCCCGGCGATTCGATGGAAAAGCGCCTGACGACCGAAGGACAGGTGATGCGCGGATCGGAAGTCGGCTTCGTCGATGATGACGGCCACAGGGTGCCGGACGGGGAAGAAGGCGAGCTGATCGTGCGTGGCCCCGAACTGTTCCTTGGCTATCTTGACGATTCGCTCGACGCTGCCGCCTTCCTGCCTGGTGGCTGGTTTCGCACCGGCGACATCGGCCGACTGGATGCCGATGGTTTCCTCATCATCACCGACCGAAAGAAGGACGTCATCATTCGCGGGGGCGAGAATATCTCGTCACGGGAGGTGGAGGATCTGCTCTTCACCCATCCCGACATTGCCGAAGCCTCTGTCGTCGCCGCGCCCGACCCGCGGATGGGCGAAGTCGTGCGCGCCTACGTGGTGCCCCGACCCGGCGCGAGCGTCGACCTTGAATCGGTCCGCGACTTTTTCGCCAAGGCCGGTATCGCGCGGCAAAAGACGCCCGAACAACTGGTCCTGGTCGATGATTTTCCGCGCAACAGCACGGGTAAGATATTGAAGCATGAATTGCGCGCACGAGCGCGTGCGGAAGCAGGAAAGGAAGCCCGCGTGAGCGATCTGGTTACCGTCGAGAAGGACAATGGCGTCGCGGTTGTGACGCTCAACCGCCCCGAAGCAATGAATGCGCTGTCGAAGGCGTTGCGTTCGCGCCTCTATGAAGTGATGACGCAGATCGATAGCGACGACGACGTGCGCGCGGCGATCCTGACCGGCGCGGGCGAGCGGGCCTTCACCGCCGGTCTCGACCTCAAGGAACTGGGTTCGCAGCCGGGCGCGCTCGGCGCCGCCAATGCTGAAGGCGCGGACGAAAATCCGGTCAAGGCGATCGAGGTCTGCACCAAGCCCGTCATCGGTGCCATCAATGGCGTCGCCATTACCGGCGGGTTCGAAGTCGCCTTGGCCTGCGACGTGTTGATCGCATCGACCAATGCGCGCTTTGCCGACACCCATGCCCGCGTCGGCATCCTGCCCGGCTGGGGCCTGTCGCAGAAGCTCTCCCGCATCATCGGCATTAGCCGCGCCAAACAATTGTCGTTCACCGGCAATTTTCTGGACGCAGCGACGGCCGAACGCTGGGGACTGGTCAATCAGGTCGTCGCGCCGGAGGAGTTGATGCCGCGCGCGCGCGCGCTGGCGGCCGACATGGCCAGCATCGAACCGCGCATGATGCTCGCCTACAAGCAGTTGATCGACCAAGGCTATGCCGCCAGCTTCGGCGATGCGCTGGCGATCGAGCACCGCATTTCCTCGGCGGCCAATGGCAAGGTAGCGCCCGAAGATGTCGAGGCGCGCCGACAGGCTGTGCAGGCGCGCGGCCGCGGGCAATAG
- a CDS encoding MarR family winged helix-turn-helix transcriptional regulator, with protein sequence MRARTMGMTLAQWRAIHAVSRAEGATQRSIAEAMDVGDVTASRLVDRLVEKGWIERRVDQYDRRAHRLYLTPAATPLLAQLTMLGEDEQRNQLAGVTREELAMVSDILDRMIANLEQADLSAGLPACESMDVD encoded by the coding sequence ATGCGCGCCCGCACCATGGGAATGACGCTGGCCCAATGGCGGGCCATCCATGCCGTCAGCCGTGCCGAAGGGGCGACGCAGCGCTCCATCGCGGAAGCAATGGATGTCGGCGATGTGACCGCCAGTCGGCTGGTCGATCGGCTGGTGGAAAAGGGCTGGATCGAACGGCGCGTTGATCAATATGATCGCCGCGCCCACCGTCTGTACCTCACCCCCGCCGCCACACCGCTGCTGGCGCAACTCACGATGCTTGGCGAGGATGAGCAGCGCAACCAGCTGGCAGGGGTGACGCGTGAGGAGCTGGCCATGGTCAGCGATATACTCGACCGGATGATTGCCAATCTCGAGCAGGCTGATCTCTCAGCGGGGCTGCCGGCCTGCGAGTCGATGGATGTTGACTGA
- a CDS encoding 4-hydroxyphenylacetate 3-hydroxylase family protein, translating to MATTIDRIPDRIDTGVQRREESAAERWARFAPIATGEDYVESLRNRGVTVYLFGERIAEPVDHPIIRPSINALKRTYDLAVEDPELATAHSLLIDAPVNRFLHIVGSPQDLVMKNRMQRRLGQLTGTCFQRCAGLDTISVLHSITYDIDQKHGTSYHRRYLDFMKEAQRNNIILGAGMTDPKGDRSKRPSEQADPDLFLHVSRRTEKGIYVQGAKAHMTGGLNSHWIAVMPTMNMGEQDRDYAVVGLVPGDAEGITYIYGRQSCDTRAMEAGDIDKGNAQYGGQEVLVVFDDVFIPHEHVLMDGEYEFAQEMVARFTAYHRASYVCKTGLGDVMVGAAAAIADYNGADAASHVKDKLVEMTHLNETIFSSAIASSHEAKPLPSGIFMNDAMLANVCKHNVTRFPYEISRLAQDLAGGLMVTLPSEQDFDQEVAGPMLKKYFQGRANVPIEFRQRMLRLVENMTLGRNAVGYLTESLHGAGSPQAQRIQILRGMEVERKKGYARDLAGIRNAESDAA from the coding sequence ATGGCCACCACCATCGACCGCATTCCCGACCGCATCGACACCGGCGTGCAGCGCCGCGAGGAGAGCGCCGCAGAGCGCTGGGCGCGCTTTGCGCCAATCGCCACGGGCGAAGACTATGTGGAGTCGTTGCGCAATCGTGGCGTGACCGTCTATCTGTTCGGAGAGCGCATAGCCGAACCGGTCGACCATCCGATCATCCGCCCGTCCATCAATGCGCTGAAACGCACCTATGACCTGGCGGTGGAAGACCCGGAACTGGCGACCGCCCATTCGTTGCTTATCGATGCGCCGGTCAATCGTTTCCTGCATATCGTAGGCAGTCCGCAGGATCTGGTGATGAAGAACCGGATGCAGCGGCGGCTGGGCCAGTTGACCGGCACCTGTTTCCAGCGCTGCGCGGGGCTGGACACGATCAGCGTTCTGCATTCGATCACCTATGATATCGACCAGAAACACGGCACATCCTACCATCGGCGCTATCTGGACTTCATGAAGGAGGCCCAGCGCAACAACATCATCCTGGGCGCGGGCATGACCGACCCCAAAGGCGACCGGTCCAAGCGGCCGAGCGAGCAGGCCGATCCCGACCTGTTCCTGCACGTGAGCCGCCGCACCGAGAAGGGCATCTATGTTCAGGGCGCCAAGGCGCACATGACCGGCGGCCTCAACAGCCACTGGATCGCGGTGATGCCGACGATGAACATGGGCGAGCAGGATCGCGACTATGCCGTCGTCGGGCTGGTGCCGGGCGATGCGGAGGGCATCACCTATATTTATGGTCGCCAGTCCTGCGACACGCGGGCGATGGAAGCAGGCGACATCGACAAGGGCAACGCGCAATATGGCGGGCAGGAAGTGCTGGTCGTGTTCGACGACGTCTTCATTCCCCATGAGCATGTGCTGATGGATGGCGAATATGAATTCGCGCAGGAGATGGTCGCGCGTTTCACCGCCTATCATCGCGCCTCCTATGTCTGTAAAACGGGGCTGGGCGACGTGATGGTGGGCGCGGCCGCCGCGATCGCCGACTATAATGGCGCCGACGCCGCCAGCCATGTGAAGGACAAGCTGGTCGAGATGACGCATCTCAACGAAACGATCTTTTCGTCCGCCATCGCGTCCAGCCATGAGGCCAAGCCGTTGCCGTCGGGTATCTTCATGAACGACGCGATGCTGGCCAATGTGTGCAAGCATAATGTCACCCGCTTTCCTTATGAGATCAGTCGGCTGGCGCAGGATCTGGCGGGCGGTCTGATGGTGACGCTGCCCAGCGAGCAGGATTTCGACCAGGAGGTCGCGGGCCCGATGCTGAAGAAATATTTCCAGGGCCGCGCGAATGTGCCGATCGAATTCCGCCAGCGCATGTTGCGGCTGGTCGAGAATATGACGCTGGGCCGCAATGCGGTGGGGTATCTGACGGAATCGCTGCACGGCGCGGGCAGCCCGCAGGCACAACGTATCCAGATTCTGCGCGGCATGGAGGTGGAACGGAAAAAAGGCTATGCGCGCGATCTGGCCGGCATCCGTAACGCAGAGAGCGACGCGGCCTGA